In the Kineococcus mangrovi genome, one interval contains:
- a CDS encoding MFS transporter produces the protein MLHHFHHHRPLLSLVMAVGVATVGTGLFIPVSLLFFTRVSDVPLTTIGALTSAGAVLSLPVPVLAGWWADRHGARAVVVAGQLVQAVGFAGYLVARDPVPVFAAIAAVAVGQRLFWSSFFTLVADLPVPREAGRTRDRRYAVIGMVQAGGLGAGALLAGLLLASSSTTVYLGLAAANTAIYVFSALLLLSVPRVRRSDTTAGRDQPTRRAVDGYRRLLTDRPYLALIAANTAFAVASVFLATALPVYVVDGLHAPGWIVGPVLAANTVVLATGQLAAARLVRGLRRTTALAVAGGLWTAWSLLSAAATGVPTDLVLVYLAGVTLLYAAAELIHAPLSNALAAEAAPEPVRGTYLAMFQYGFTVATIVVPVTFTALFSRDVRLPWLALAAATTVASFTVAALGRHLPPEAVRASSPPPS, from the coding sequence GTGCTGCACCACTTCCACCACCACCGCCCGTTGCTGTCCCTGGTCATGGCGGTGGGTGTCGCCACCGTCGGCACCGGCCTGTTCATCCCCGTGTCCCTGCTCTTCTTCACCCGGGTCAGCGACGTCCCCCTCACCACCATCGGCGCCCTGACCTCCGCGGGTGCCGTGCTCTCCCTGCCGGTTCCCGTGCTGGCCGGGTGGTGGGCGGACCGCCACGGCGCCCGCGCGGTCGTCGTCGCCGGCCAGCTCGTGCAGGCGGTCGGGTTCGCCGGCTACCTCGTCGCCCGCGACCCGGTGCCCGTCTTCGCGGCCATCGCCGCTGTCGCCGTCGGACAGCGGCTCTTCTGGTCTTCGTTCTTCACCCTGGTCGCCGACCTGCCGGTGCCCCGCGAGGCGGGCCGCACCCGCGACCGGCGCTACGCCGTCATCGGCATGGTGCAGGCCGGTGGTCTCGGCGCCGGCGCACTGCTCGCCGGACTGCTGCTGGCGTCCTCCTCCACCACGGTGTACCTCGGGCTCGCCGCCGCCAACACCGCGATCTACGTCTTCTCGGCCCTCCTGCTGCTGAGCGTGCCGCGGGTCCGGCGCAGCGACACGACGGCAGGGCGGGACCAGCCGACGAGACGTGCCGTCGACGGCTACCGACGCCTGCTCACCGACCGCCCGTACCTGGCCCTGATCGCGGCGAACACCGCCTTCGCCGTCGCGAGCGTCTTCCTGGCCACCGCGTTGCCGGTCTACGTCGTCGACGGCCTGCACGCTCCCGGGTGGATCGTCGGGCCGGTCCTGGCCGCCAACACCGTCGTGCTGGCCACGGGACAGCTGGCCGCGGCCCGCCTGGTGCGTGGTCTGCGCCGCACCACCGCCCTGGCGGTCGCCGGTGGGCTGTGGACGGCGTGGTCGTTGCTGAGTGCCGCCGCGACGGGGGTTCCCACCGATCTGGTCCTGGTCTACCTGGCCGGGGTCACCCTGCTCTACGCGGCGGCGGAACTCATCCACGCACCACTGTCCAACGCGCTGGCGGCCGAGGCCGCCCCCGAGCCGGTCCGCGGTACGTACCTGGCGATGTTCCAGTACGGGTTCACCGTGGCCACCATCGTCGTCCCGGTGACCTTCACGGCCTTGTTCAGCCGCGACGTCCGTCTGCCCTGGCTCGCGCTGGCCGCCGCGACCACTGTTGCCTCGTTCACCGTCGCAGCCCTCGGTCGGCACCTACCACCCGAGGCCGTTCGGGCATCCAGCCCGCCACCGTCATGA
- a CDS encoding LuxR C-terminal-related transcriptional regulator: MTALVERPGMAVPSRLGRFAALVAVADPAVRESVTRTLRMLGAVNVEHATSVAQARAMARTGPRALFIADAGLPDGSGAQLVSELRAAGWNRCVVLSSNADPFAVRGAVAAGVRCYLVTTRPEGVGFEGRGGESGVDSLSEREVEVLQHVADGRSNKDTGALLGLSALTVKSHLARIARKLGTGDRAEMVAITLRAGVIQ, encoded by the coding sequence GTGACTGCGCTCGTCGAACGCCCCGGGATGGCCGTTCCTTCCCGTCTCGGCCGCTTCGCGGCCCTCGTCGCCGTCGCGGACCCCGCGGTGCGCGAATCGGTGACGCGCACGCTGCGCATGCTCGGCGCCGTGAACGTCGAGCACGCCACGAGCGTGGCCCAGGCCCGCGCGATGGCCCGCACGGGCCCGCGCGCGCTGTTCATCGCCGACGCCGGGCTGCCGGACGGTTCCGGCGCCCAGCTCGTCTCCGAGCTGCGCGCGGCCGGCTGGAACCGCTGCGTCGTGCTGTCCTCGAACGCCGACCCGTTCGCCGTGCGCGGCGCGGTCGCGGCCGGGGTGCGCTGCTACCTCGTCACCACCCGCCCCGAGGGTGTCGGCTTCGAGGGCCGCGGCGGGGAGTCCGGGGTGGACTCGTTGTCCGAGCGCGAGGTCGAGGTGCTGCAGCACGTCGCGGACGGCCGCTCGAACAAGGACACCGGCGCCCTGCTCGGCCTGTCCGCGCTGACGGTCAAGAGCCACCTGGCCCGCATCGCCCGCAAGCTGGGCACCGGCGACCGGGCCGAGATGGTCGCGATCACCCTCCGGGCCGGTGTGATCCAGTGA
- a CDS encoding ATP-binding protein — translation MERLTLDEQLSAAAMARHWVCDHCPDEHLPVARRWIAELLTSELVQNALDHGRGPVVLSLTHDAEGILVGITDGEDRVPTLRAQSPQATDGRGIALVDALATAWGVYRSDEVGAEAGGDGAGWWPQPRDEGSPAKTVWFHLATR, via the coding sequence GTGGAACGTCTCACCCTGGACGAGCAGTTGTCCGCCGCCGCGATGGCGCGCCACTGGGTCTGCGACCACTGCCCCGACGAGCACCTGCCCGTCGCCCGGCGGTGGATCGCCGAGCTCCTGACCAGCGAGCTGGTCCAGAACGCCCTGGACCACGGCCGCGGGCCGGTCGTGCTGTCCTTGACCCACGACGCGGAGGGCATCCTCGTCGGCATCACCGACGGTGAGGACCGGGTCCCGACGTTGCGGGCGCAGTCGCCGCAGGCCACCGACGGGCGGGGCATCGCCCTCGTGGACGCGCTCGCCACCGCGTGGGGCGTCTACCGCAGCGACGAGGTCGGCGCGGAGGCCGGCGGCGACGGTGCCGGCTGGTGGCCCCAGCCCCGCGACGAGGGGTCCCCGGCGAAGACGGTGTGGTTCCACCTCGCGACACGCTGA
- a CDS encoding rhodanese-like domain-containing protein yields MGAAEHLARVRAGLDRLTPAALVAEQAAGALVVDTRTPSHRAAQGEFPGALVIDRTVLEWRLDPTCPYRVPEASGPDLRVVVVCRHGYSSSLAAASLRAVGLRRATDLVGGVERWIAEGYPVHRGEVDLRE; encoded by the coding sequence GTGGGGGCGGCCGAGCACCTGGCGCGGGTGCGGGCGGGGCTGGACCGGCTGACCCCGGCGGCCCTGGTCGCCGAGCAGGCCGCGGGGGCGCTCGTCGTCGACACCCGCACCCCCTCCCACCGCGCCGCGCAGGGCGAGTTCCCCGGGGCGCTCGTCATCGACCGCACGGTGCTGGAGTGGCGGCTGGACCCCACCTGCCCGTACCGCGTCCCCGAGGCGAGCGGTCCGGACCTGCGCGTCGTCGTGGTGTGCCGGCACGGGTACAGCTCCTCGCTGGCGGCGGCGTCCCTGCGGGCCGTCGGGCTGCGCCGGGCCACGGACCTGGTCGGCGGGGTGGAGCGCTGGATCGCCGAGGGGTACCCCGTCCACCGCGGCGAGGTCGACCTGCGGGAGTGA
- a CDS encoding phosphotransferase family protein, protein MVERERPALAPLLDVLRVRIEERAEALRREVPCLSQNDANFHNIIVGDDGVTLIDWDFPAVRYPLEELAGLEGHAYLYGFPELPPAFFDGYGLPVSAPLLRLHRIVGDLGTLSSPGWAHMISGSDDLTPPVLAMVRRFYSGWSAWFDDLHEHIQGT, encoded by the coding sequence GTGGTCGAGAGGGAACGCCCGGCCCTCGCCCCTCTCCTGGACGTCCTGCGGGTTCGGATCGAGGAACGAGCTGAGGCCCTTCGCCGTGAGGTGCCCTGCCTGTCGCAGAACGACGCCAACTTCCACAACATCATCGTGGGCGACGACGGTGTCACGTTGATCGACTGGGACTTCCCCGCGGTGCGGTACCCGTTGGAGGAGCTGGCCGGTCTGGAGGGGCACGCCTACCTCTACGGCTTCCCCGAGCTGCCGCCAGCGTTCTTCGACGGCTACGGGCTGCCGGTGTCCGCGCCGCTGCTGCGCCTTCACCGCATCGTGGGTGACCTGGGAACGTTGAGCAGTCCCGGTTGGGCACACATGATCTCTGGGTCTGACGACCTGACCCCACCCGTCTTGGCGATGGTCCGCCGCTTCTACAGCGGCTGGTCGGCCTGGTTTGACGACTTACATGAGCACATCCAGGGCACCTGA
- a CDS encoding alpha/beta fold hydrolase, producing the protein MSSDFFADFQLEYVQVGAVRLRVRHGGSGPAVLLLHGHPRTHTTWWQVAPLLARDFTVVCPDLRGYGASTTEPTRDDHAQASKRAVAGDVLALMRALGHERFAVVGHDRGAYVAHRLAMDHPQAVSHLTILDSVAIGDALERADAGFAQLWWHWFFLGQTVKPAEPLINADPLGWYRPDAAAMGQGNHDDLVAAISDPAVVHAMCEDYRAGLGVDRAADDADRAAGRRLRCPLLVLWASGDDMGTLYGDPVRVWQPWVEPGPGRLSGHVIDSGHHLSEDAPDALATALRNALTAG; encoded by the coding sequence GTGAGCAGCGACTTCTTCGCCGACTTCCAACTGGAGTACGTGCAGGTGGGCGCGGTGCGCCTGCGGGTACGCCACGGCGGCAGCGGGCCCGCGGTGCTGCTGCTGCACGGACACCCCCGCACCCACACCACCTGGTGGCAGGTGGCCCCGCTGCTCGCCCGCGACTTCACCGTCGTGTGCCCGGACTTGCGCGGCTACGGCGCCTCCACCACCGAGCCCACCCGCGACGACCACGCTCAGGCCTCCAAGCGGGCCGTGGCCGGCGACGTGCTGGCCTTGATGCGCGCCTTGGGGCACGAACGCTTCGCGGTGGTCGGTCACGACCGCGGCGCCTACGTCGCCCACCGCCTGGCCATGGACCACCCCCAGGCCGTGAGCCACCTGACGATTCTGGACAGCGTGGCCATCGGCGATGCGCTGGAGCGGGCTGATGCCGGATTCGCGCAGCTGTGGTGGCACTGGTTCTTCCTGGGCCAGACCGTCAAGCCCGCCGAGCCGCTGATCAACGCCGACCCGCTGGGCTGGTACCGCCCTGATGCGGCGGCGATGGGGCAGGGCAACCACGACGACCTCGTCGCCGCCATCAGCGACCCGGCGGTGGTGCACGCGATGTGTGAGGACTACCGCGCCGGTCTCGGGGTGGACCGCGCTGCCGATGACGCGGACCGGGCCGCGGGGCGGCGGCTGCGGTGCCCGTTGTTGGTGCTGTGGGCCAGCGGCGATGACATGGGCACCTTGTACGGGGACCCGGTGCGGGTGTGGCAACCATGGGTCGAGCCCGGCCCGGGGCGCTTGAGCGGGCACGTCATCGACTCCGGGCACCACCTGTCCGAAGACGCCCCCGACGCCTTAGCCACCGCCCTACGAAACGCTCTCACCGCGGGATGA
- a CDS encoding HRDC domain-containing protein, with the protein MTNTPTEQQEQVAEPELPLLSVPADGLPPVVADEAALAQVVAAFAAGTGPVAVDAERASGYRYGQRAFLVQLRREGAGTALVDPAALPDLSCLGEALRGAEWVLHAANQDLPCLAELGMRPTTLFDTELGSRLAGLPRVGLGAVVEELLGLRLAKEHSAVDWSTRPLPEPWLTYAALDVEVLVRLRDVLAERLQAQGKLAWARQEFEHVATTPPPPPPAEPWRRTSGLHAVRSRRQLAVVRELWLARDGEARRKDTSPGRLLPDSAIVAAARAVPRTPQALAATSGFTGRASRSRLPLWADAVAAALALPDTDLPAHQPRGDGPPPPRTWAAKDPAAAARLNAARAAVSAVADEHGLPVENVLQPDALRRLAWAPPTPLEESSVRAALAGRGARPWQLDLVVPVLVQAMTQAPTRDEGIVEPAGS; encoded by the coding sequence GTGACGAACACGCCGACGGAGCAGCAGGAGCAGGTCGCCGAGCCTGAGCTGCCGCTGCTGTCGGTCCCCGCCGACGGCCTGCCGCCCGTCGTGGCCGACGAGGCCGCGCTGGCGCAGGTCGTCGCCGCGTTCGCGGCCGGGACCGGGCCGGTGGCGGTCGACGCCGAGCGGGCGTCGGGCTACCGGTACGGGCAGCGCGCGTTCCTCGTCCAGCTGCGCCGCGAGGGTGCGGGCACCGCGCTGGTCGACCCGGCCGCCCTGCCGGACCTGTCCTGCCTGGGCGAGGCGCTGCGGGGGGCCGAGTGGGTCCTGCACGCGGCCAACCAGGACCTGCCGTGCCTGGCCGAGCTGGGCATGCGGCCCACGACCCTGTTCGACACCGAGCTCGGCTCGCGCCTGGCGGGCCTGCCGCGGGTGGGGTTGGGCGCGGTCGTGGAGGAGCTGCTGGGGCTGCGGCTGGCCAAGGAGCACTCCGCCGTGGACTGGTCGACCCGTCCCCTGCCGGAGCCGTGGCTGACGTACGCGGCGCTGGACGTCGAGGTCCTCGTGCGGCTGCGCGACGTCCTCGCCGAACGCCTGCAGGCCCAGGGGAAGCTGGCGTGGGCGCGCCAGGAGTTCGAGCACGTCGCGACCACTCCCCCGCCCCCGCCGCCGGCCGAGCCGTGGCGCCGCACGTCCGGCCTGCACGCGGTCCGCTCGCGCCGCCAGCTCGCCGTGGTGCGCGAGCTGTGGCTGGCCCGCGACGGCGAGGCGCGCCGCAAGGACACCTCCCCGGGGCGGTTGCTCCCGGACTCCGCGATCGTCGCCGCGGCCCGCGCGGTGCCCCGCACCCCGCAGGCGCTCGCCGCGACGTCGGGGTTCACCGGCCGCGCCTCCCGGTCCCGGCTGCCGCTGTGGGCGGACGCCGTCGCGGCCGCCCTGGCGTTGCCGGACACCGACCTGCCGGCGCACCAGCCGCGCGGGGACGGTCCCCCGCCGCCGCGGACGTGGGCGGCGAAGGACCCCGCGGCCGCAGCCCGGCTGAACGCCGCGCGCGCCGCGGTGAGCGCCGTGGCCGACGAGCACGGCCTGCCGGTGGAGAACGTGCTGCAGCCGGACGCGCTGCGCCGCCTGGCCTGGGCGCCGCCGACCCCGCTGGAGGAGTCCTCGGTCCGCGCGGCGCTGGCCGGGCGCGGGGCCCGCCCCTGGCAGCTCGACCTCGTGGTCCCCGTTCTCGTGCAGGCGATGACGCAGGCCCCCACGAGGGACGAGGGGATCGTCGAACCCGCGGGGTCCTGA
- the dxs gene encoding 1-deoxy-D-xylulose-5-phosphate synthase, whose translation MGLLESIQGPSDLKALAPEQLPQLAGEVRDFLVAAVSRTGGHLGPNLGVVELTIGLHRVFDSPRDRLVFDTGHQSYVHKLLTGRQDFARLREAGGLSGYPSRAESEHDVVENSHASTSLSWADGLAKAFELRGEHDRTVVAVIGDGALTGGMAWEALNTIAAADRPVVVVVNDNERSYAPTIGGMASHLATLRTTREYERLLDWGRQSLRRGGAPGRLAYETLHGVKKGLKDIVAPQGLFEDLGLKYVGPVDGHDTEAVEHALRQAKSFRGPVIVHAITQKGRGYRPALADDADHFHAVGVIDPETGEAQASSGTSWTSVFSREVTEIATTRRDVVGVTAAMRIPVGLQEFADAFPDRVFDVGIAEQHAATSAAGMAAGGLHPVVAVYATFLNRAFDQLLLDVALHRAGVTFVLDRAGVTGPDGPSHHGVWDLGLCRLVPGLRLAAPRDAETLREELREAVAVEDAPTVVRFGKGKVPAVIPAIARAGHADVLQGRAWATGDDVLLVAVGALVPRALDTARRLREHGVGVTVVDPRWVVPVDDALVDLAAVHSHVAVLEDGCEVGGVGWALGAALRTRRDATPVQVFALPQRFLDVGDRESLLDEAGLAPRDVARSIVEALAQQARSSASSATAEESPTTSTPRNAPFPSR comes from the coding sequence ATGGGGCTGCTCGAGTCCATCCAGGGTCCGTCCGACCTCAAGGCCCTGGCCCCGGAGCAGCTGCCGCAGCTGGCCGGGGAGGTGCGTGACTTCCTCGTCGCCGCCGTCAGCCGCACGGGCGGCCACCTCGGACCCAACCTGGGGGTCGTCGAGCTGACGATCGGGTTGCACCGCGTCTTCGACTCCCCGCGCGACCGCCTCGTCTTCGACACCGGCCACCAGAGCTACGTCCACAAGCTGCTGACGGGCCGGCAGGACTTCGCCCGGCTGCGGGAGGCCGGCGGGTTGTCCGGCTACCCCTCGCGGGCGGAGAGCGAGCACGACGTCGTGGAGAACTCCCACGCCTCGACGTCGCTGTCGTGGGCCGACGGCCTGGCCAAGGCGTTCGAGCTGCGCGGCGAGCACGACCGCACGGTCGTGGCCGTCATCGGTGACGGCGCCCTCACCGGGGGGATGGCCTGGGAGGCGCTCAACACCATCGCCGCGGCCGACCGGCCGGTCGTGGTCGTCGTCAACGACAACGAGCGTTCCTACGCCCCGACGATCGGTGGCATGGCCTCGCACCTGGCGACGCTGCGCACGACGCGGGAGTACGAACGCCTCCTGGACTGGGGCAGGCAGTCCCTGCGCAGGGGCGGTGCCCCGGGGCGCCTGGCCTACGAGACGCTGCACGGCGTCAAGAAGGGCCTGAAGGACATCGTCGCCCCGCAGGGGTTGTTCGAGGACCTCGGGCTGAAGTACGTCGGGCCCGTCGACGGACACGACACCGAGGCCGTGGAACACGCTCTGCGGCAGGCGAAGTCGTTCCGCGGCCCGGTCATCGTCCACGCCATCACGCAGAAGGGGCGCGGGTACCGGCCGGCCCTGGCCGACGACGCCGACCACTTCCACGCCGTCGGCGTCATCGACCCCGAGACGGGGGAGGCCCAGGCCAGTTCGGGGACCTCGTGGACGAGCGTGTTCAGCCGGGAGGTCACCGAGATCGCCACCACCCGCCGCGACGTGGTCGGCGTGACGGCGGCCATGCGGATCCCCGTCGGCCTGCAGGAGTTCGCCGACGCCTTCCCCGACCGCGTCTTCGACGTCGGCATCGCCGAGCAGCACGCCGCGACCTCGGCGGCGGGGATGGCGGCCGGTGGGTTGCACCCCGTCGTGGCGGTCTACGCGACGTTCCTGAACCGCGCGTTCGACCAGCTGCTCCTCGACGTCGCCCTGCACCGCGCGGGTGTCACGTTCGTCCTGGACCGCGCCGGGGTCACCGGCCCGGACGGCCCCAGCCACCACGGGGTCTGGGACCTGGGGTTGTGCCGGCTGGTGCCCGGGTTGCGGCTGGCCGCCCCGCGCGACGCCGAGACCTTGCGCGAGGAGCTGCGCGAGGCCGTGGCCGTCGAGGACGCGCCCACCGTCGTCCGGTTCGGCAAGGGCAAGGTCCCCGCGGTCATCCCGGCGATCGCCCGCGCCGGCCACGCCGACGTCCTGCAGGGGCGGGCCTGGGCGACGGGGGACGACGTGCTGCTCGTGGCGGTCGGGGCCCTCGTGCCGCGCGCCCTCGACACCGCCCGCCGGCTGCGCGAGCACGGCGTCGGGGTCACCGTCGTCGACCCGCGCTGGGTCGTCCCGGTGGACGACGCGCTCGTCGACCTCGCGGCGGTGCACTCCCACGTCGCGGTGCTCGAGGACGGCTGCGAGGTCGGCGGCGTCGGCTGGGCCCTGGGGGCCGCCCTGCGGACCCGGCGGGACGCCACGCCGGTGCAGGTCTTCGCCCTGCCGCAACGGTTCCTGGACGTCGGTGACCGCGAGAGCCTGCTGGACGAGGCGGGTCTGGCCCCGCGGGACGTGGCCCGTTCGATCGTCGAGGCGCTCGCTCAGCAGGCCCGTTCGAGCGCGTCGTCGGCCACGGCCGAGGAGTCCCCGACGACGAGCACGCCGCGCAACGCCCCGTTCCCCTCGAGGTAG
- a CDS encoding cell wall-binding repeat-containing protein: MFTKRHFAGPVGALVAVAALSTGPAAHAVSTPFVYSGTVRADGVDRYATAALVSQGSFAPSPGSTVFLASGESFADALAAGPAAAHLDGPLLLTAAGGLPAATRAELTRLSPASVHVVGGTDRVPDAVLTAVRALLPSASVDRTAGPDRYATAVAVAQRFFPTRQASFVLARGDAFPDAVSGAALAGWRGEPLLLTAPDRLPEAVATWLSAADRSRATVIGSTESVSAAVADRTDLFLTSADALTRLAGQDRYATSAAVAQAVHAQSPVAVVATGRTFPDALAAVPAAAVNSAPLLLVPGDCAPDPTGAYLEGNGALRGVLVVGDSSAVADDALERAC, translated from the coding sequence ATGTTCACCAAGCGTCACTTCGCCGGCCCGGTCGGAGCGCTCGTGGCGGTGGCCGCGCTGTCCACCGGCCCGGCCGCCCACGCGGTCAGCACCCCGTTCGTCTACAGCGGCACGGTCCGCGCCGACGGGGTGGACCGCTACGCGACGGCGGCGCTGGTCTCGCAGGGCTCGTTCGCGCCCTCGCCCGGGTCGACGGTGTTCCTGGCCAGCGGGGAGTCCTTCGCCGACGCCCTCGCCGCCGGGCCGGCGGCCGCCCACCTCGACGGCCCGCTGCTGCTGACCGCGGCCGGCGGGTTGCCGGCGGCCACCCGCGCCGAGCTGACGCGCCTGTCCCCCGCCTCGGTCCACGTCGTCGGCGGGACCGACCGCGTGCCCGACGCCGTGCTCACCGCCGTGCGGGCGTTGCTGCCCTCGGCGAGCGTGGACCGCACGGCCGGCCCCGACCGGTACGCCACGGCGGTCGCGGTGGCGCAGCGGTTCTTCCCCACCCGGCAGGCGTCCTTCGTGCTCGCCCGGGGGGACGCGTTCCCCGACGCGGTCTCGGGGGCGGCCCTGGCGGGGTGGCGGGGCGAGCCGCTGCTGCTCACCGCCCCGGACCGGTTGCCGGAGGCGGTGGCCACGTGGCTGAGCGCGGCCGACCGGTCCAGGGCGACCGTCATCGGCAGCACCGAGTCGGTCTCGGCGGCCGTCGCCGACCGCACGGACCTCTTCCTCACCTCCGCCGACGCGCTGACCCGGCTGGCCGGCCAGGACCGGTACGCGACGTCGGCGGCCGTGGCGCAGGCTGTGCACGCGCAGTCGCCGGTCGCGGTGGTCGCGACGGGCCGGACGTTCCCCGACGCCCTGGCCGCCGTGCCGGCCGCGGCCGTCAACTCCGCTCCGCTGCTGCTGGTCCCCGGGGACTGCGCGCCGGACCCGACGGGCGCCTACCTCGAGGGGAACGGGGCGTTGCGCGGCGTGCTCGTCGTCGGGGACTCCTCGGCCGTGGCCGACGACGCGCTCGAACGGGCCTGCTGA
- a CDS encoding DUF3000 domain-containing protein, with the protein MTAHRGRSGPGAPGGPVAFEAAVAAVREVRLRPELVLAEVPAPARIAPFSWAVAGDVVVGGDELATGRFILLHDPSAPQEWGGEFRVVTYARADLEAELGADPLLGQVGWSWLEDGLANAGAGATGVGGTVTRVLSEGYGALADRPASVDVELRASWTPLDPDGVAAHLRAWGELVCTVAGLPPLPEGVASLGLRTR; encoded by the coding sequence GTGACCGCTCACCGAGGACGCTCAGGACCTGGTGCGCCCGGCGGGCCCGTCGCCTTCGAGGCGGCGGTGGCGGCGGTGCGCGAGGTGCGGCTGCGCCCGGAGCTGGTGCTGGCGGAGGTGCCGGCGCCCGCGCGGATCGCGCCGTTCTCCTGGGCCGTCGCCGGGGACGTCGTCGTCGGCGGGGACGAGCTGGCCACGGGACGCTTCATCCTGCTGCACGACCCCTCGGCCCCGCAGGAGTGGGGCGGGGAGTTCCGCGTCGTCACGTACGCGCGCGCCGACCTCGAGGCCGAGCTGGGCGCGGACCCGCTGCTGGGTCAGGTGGGCTGGTCGTGGCTGGAGGACGGGCTCGCGAACGCCGGCGCGGGGGCCACGGGCGTGGGCGGGACGGTGACGCGGGTGCTGTCGGAGGGGTACGGGGCGCTCGCGGACCGGCCCGCGTCGGTGGACGTGGAGCTGCGGGCGTCGTGGACGCCGCTGGACCCGGACGGGGTGGCCGCCCACCTGCGGGCCTGGGGGGAACTGGTGTGCACCGTGGCGGGGCTGCCCCCGTTGCCGGAGGGCGTCGCGTCCCTGGGCCTGCGCACCCGCTGA
- the hemE gene encoding uroporphyrinogen decarboxylase, whose amino-acid sequence MRQAGRSLPEYRAVRAGTTMLESCRRPELVAEITLQPVRRYDVDAAVFYSDIVVPLEAAGVGVEIVPGTGPVIAEPFRTRADLDRVPELSLDALQHVTDAVRLTTDQLGDVPLIGFAGAPFTLASYLVEGGPSRDLLRTKALMHADPQLWHDLAARLAQITGTFLRAQVLAGASAVQLFDSWVGSLPLAVYERFVAPHSAAALGAVGDLGVPRTHFGTGTGELLGAMAAVDGGVDVLGVDFRVPLDEGARRGAAGAGRPVAVQGNLDPALLFAPWEVLRADLHRVLREGERAGAGHVVNLGHGVPPTADPDVLHRVVQEVHSWRG is encoded by the coding sequence ATGCGCCAGGCCGGTCGCTCGCTGCCGGAGTACCGCGCGGTGCGGGCCGGGACGACGATGCTGGAGTCCTGCCGCCGCCCCGAGCTCGTCGCGGAGATCACGCTGCAGCCCGTGCGGCGCTACGACGTCGACGCGGCCGTCTTCTACTCCGACATCGTCGTCCCCCTCGAGGCGGCCGGCGTGGGGGTCGAGATCGTCCCCGGCACCGGCCCGGTCATCGCCGAGCCGTTCCGCACGCGCGCCGACCTCGACCGCGTCCCCGAGCTGTCCCTGGACGCCCTGCAGCACGTCACCGACGCCGTGCGGCTGACCACCGATCAGCTCGGCGACGTCCCCCTCATCGGGTTCGCGGGCGCCCCGTTCACCCTCGCCAGCTACCTCGTCGAGGGCGGCCCGTCGCGGGACCTGCTGCGCACCAAGGCGTTGATGCACGCCGACCCCCAGCTGTGGCACGACCTCGCCGCCCGCCTGGCTCAGATCACCGGCACGTTCCTGCGCGCCCAGGTCCTCGCCGGCGCCTCGGCCGTGCAGCTGTTCGACTCCTGGGTCGGCTCGCTGCCGCTGGCCGTCTACGAGCGGTTCGTCGCCCCCCACTCCGCCGCCGCCCTCGGCGCCGTCGGCGACCTCGGCGTCCCGCGCACCCACTTCGGGACCGGCACCGGGGAACTGCTCGGGGCCATGGCCGCCGTCGACGGCGGGGTCGACGTCCTCGGCGTCGACTTCCGCGTGCCCCTCGACGAGGGCGCCCGCCGCGGTGCCGCCGGGGCCGGTCGTCCCGTCGCCGTCCAGGGCAACCTCGACCCCGCGCTGCTGTTCGCGCCCTGGGAGGTCCTGCGCGCGGACCTGCACCGCGTCCTGCGCGAGGGCGAGCGCGCCGGCGCCGGTCACGTCGTCAACCTCGGCCACGGCGTCCCGCCGACCGCCGACCCCGACGTCCTGCACCGGGTCGTGCAGGAGGTCCACTCGTGGCGGGGGTGA